In Phaseolus vulgaris cultivar G19833 chromosome 10, P. vulgaris v2.0, whole genome shotgun sequence, a single genomic region encodes these proteins:
- the LOC137818813 gene encoding seed linoleate 9S-lipoxygenase-like encodes MKTVQELIQSCSTIIWIASALHAAVNFGQYPYGGFILNRPTLSRRFIPEAGTKEYDEMVKSPQTAYLRTITPKREAIIDLTVIEILSRHASDEIYLGERDNPNWTSDSKALEAFKRFGSKLTEIEGKITARNTNSTMKNRYGPVQLPYTLLIPTSEEGLTFRGIPNSVSI; translated from the coding sequence ATGAAGACTGTTCAAGAGCTTATTCAATCATGCTCCACCATCATATGGATTGCTTCAGCCCTTCATGCAGCTGTTAATTTTGGACAATACCCTTATGGAGGTTTTATCCTGAACCGTCCAACTCTGAGCAGAAGATTCATCCCAGAGGCAGGAACCAAAGAATATGATGAAATGGTGAAGAGTCCTCAGACTGCATATTTGAGAACCATTACACCAAAGCGTGAGGCCATTATTGATCTTACAGTGATAGAGATATTGTCAAGGCATGCCTCTGATGAGATCTACCTTGGGGAGAGAGATAATCCAAATTGGACATCTGATTCAAAGGCATTAGAAGCATTCAAAAGGTTTGGAAGCAAGTTGACAGAAATTGAAGGAAAAATcacagcaagaaacaccaattCAACTATGAAAAACCGATATGGACCAGTTCAACTTCCATACACATTGCTCATTCCTACAAGTGAGGAAGGGTTGACTTTCAGAGGAATCCCCAATAGTGTCTCTATCTAG